The following coding sequences lie in one Globicephala melas chromosome 15, mGloMel1.2, whole genome shotgun sequence genomic window:
- the LOC115861541 gene encoding apoptosis inducing factor BLCAP-like encodes MYCLQWLLPVFLIPKPLNPALWFSHSMFMGFYLLSFLLERKPCTICALVFLAALFLICYSCWRNCFLYHCSDSPLPESAHDPGVVGT; translated from the coding sequence ATGTATTGCCTCCAGTGGCTGCTGCCCGTCTTCCTCATCCCCAAGCCCCTCAACCCTGCCCTGTGGTTCAGCCACTCCATGTTCATGGGCTTCTACCTGCTCAGCTTCCTCCTGGAACGGAAGCCTTGCACAATTTGTGCCTTGGTTTTCCTGGCAGCCCTGTTCCTCATCTGCTATAGCTGCTGGAGAAACTGTTTCCTGTACCACTGCTCCGATTCCCCGCTTCCGGAATCGGCACATGACCCTGGCGTTGTGGGCACCTAA